ACAATCCGCTGCGGGTTGACCCCATGCCGGGCAAGTTGTTTGAAACTCGGCAGCGCCTGATCGGCGCGCAGACGGCTGATCCAGCGCGGCGACATGTTCAGGCTGAGAAACCAGTCCGGCGGCGCTTCGTGCAATCGGCTCAGCGCATTGTCGCGAATCTGCCGGTCGAGGCGGCGCAACGCGGTGGCTGGCGTTCGTGGATCGGCGAACAGCGGCCCCACCGATGTCAGTTGCCCCTGCGCCTGGCGCAGACGACCCAGCGCTTCGACCCCTGCAATGCGTCCGGTGGCGGTATCGATGAAAGGCTGAAAGCAGGCGAGCGGTTGCCCGTCGATCACGGGGCCTCCTTGGTCGTTGTTGTTCTGGATCCTGCCGGCCAGATAGGCAAGCGGGATTGAATCTCCGGATGAAGAGGTTCAATCCCGCCAGCACTGCAAGAATGCAGCCAGATGTGTAGCTCAGCGCTTGCTGGAATTTTGCATCACCAGTTTGATCAGCGGAGCGAGGCTGGTGCCGAGGCGGATCAACCGACTCAGACCGCCGACGCCCCCGCTTTTAGCGCCTTTGCCGGTGAGGAAACCCAGCAGCGTCACGGCTGCCACGCCCCACAACGGCGCGTGCTTGATGCCAAAACCACCTTGCAGGTTTTGCGTCATGCCACGCATGCGTTGCAAGGGTTGCAGGACCTGGCCGGCTTCATGACGGATTTCCTGACGATGCATTTCCATGCGCAGACGGATCAGGGCCTTGCGCATTTCCCGACGAGAGCTGTTGTGCGGAAGTTCAGGCAGGCTCATGGCAGCAGGCGCTCCCGGTCGTTGGCCAGCTCTTGCAGAGTGCCGTGGAAGGGTGAGGACTCATCGAAGATCGCAGCCTTGAGACGCAGCGCACAGAAGATAGCCGCCAGGGTATAGAACACGCACAGGCCGATGATTGCGGCGAGACGGTACGTGTCCCAGAACACGATCAGGACGAGTGTCGACAGGCCGACCAGCAACAGCAATGCAAACACCAGCGCCAGACCTGCGAACAACAACAGGCTGACGGTGCGCGCCTTCTGCTCCTGCAGTTCGATGCCGAACAGTTCGACATGACTGTGCAACAGACCGAGGACGGCTGCGCCCAGGCGCCGCGTGGAGGAAGTGGTGCCCGAAGTCGGGCCGGATTCACCGATCGACATGATCAGCGCCGCGTGGCCAGCAGGCCAATCAGAAAGCCCACGCCCGCCGCGATACCCACCGATTGCCACGGGTTGGCCGATACATAGTCTTCAGTAGCGGTGACCGCTGCCTGACCACGCTCGCGCAGGGTGTCCTCGGTCAGCTTCAGGGTTTCTCGTGCGCGCAGCAGGCTTTCGTGGATCTGTTCGCGCAATTCGTCAGCCTGATCACCGGCCAGCGTGGCGGTGTGTTCCAGCAACCGTTCGGTGTCACTGACCAGGGTCTGGAAGTCGTTCATCAGGATTTCTTGAGCAGTCTTTGCCTTGATGCTGGCCATTGGGGATCTCCGTAAGTGGCTGTCTTAAGCGGCTTTCTGAAACTTTCGAGTATGAGCCTTGCGTGAAGGTTCAGTACAAATGACTGGTATGTCTTTTGCTATGTCGTGGTGCGTCCATCGGTAGCAGTGCGCTGTTGCCGAGCGCGAAGCCGGGAAATCATAGCCCGGATGACACGGGTTCATATCAGGACATCGACCTTGTGCGCCAAAGCGGTTCGCCGGACGAGTGCATCGGTGACTGCGCGGTTGCAACTTGGTGCATGAAATGTCTGCATGAACCGCTTTGGTGCCTTTTTCAGCCTTGGGTCTGCCTCTTCATGGAAAATCTGCAAAGCGCTGTGGATACGCTCGTTCATAGCTCCAACACGTTGTTCATTCTGATCGGTGCGGTCATGGTGTTGGCCATGCACGCCGGGTTCGCCTTTCTAGAAGTTGGAACGGTTCGCCAGAAGAATCAGGTCAACGCCCTGTCGAAGATTCTCAGCGACTTCGCGGTGTCGACCCTGGCCTATTTCTTTATAGGCTATTGGATTTCGTACGGGGTGACGTTCCTGCAACCGGCGTCGGTGCTCAGTGCCGATCACGGTTACGGGCTGGTGAAGTTTTTCTTCCTGCTGACCTTTGCGGCGGCGATTCCGGCGATCATTTCCGGTGGCATCGCCGAGCGGGCGCGGTTCGTTCCTCAATTGTGCGCGACGGCGCTGATCGTGGCGTTCATCTATCCGTTTTTCGAGGGCATGATCTGGAACGGCAACTATGGCTTTCAAGCCTGGCTGGCGGCGCAGTTCGGCGCATCCTTCCATGATTTCGCCGGCTCCGTGGTGGTTCACGCCATGGGTGGGTGGTTGGCTTTGGCGGCGGTGCTGTTGCTGGGTCCGCGCAACGGGCGCTATCGCGATGGCCGGCTGGTGGCATTTGCGCCGTCGAGCATTCCGTTTCTGGCGCTGGGCTCGTGGATCCTGATCGTCGGCTGGTTCGGCTTCAACGTGATGAGCGCGCAAACCCTGCAGGGCGTCAGTGGCCTGGTGGCGGTCAATTCGTTGATGGCGATGGTGGGCGGTACGATGGCGGCGTTGATCGTCGGGCGCAATGACCCGGGTTTTCTGCACAACGGCCCGTTGGCCGGTCTGGTGGCGGTGTGTGCCGGCTCTGATCTGATGCATCCGGTGGGTGCGCTGGTGACCGGTGGGATCGCGGGTGCCCTGTTTGTCTGGTGCTTCACGGCGGCGCAGGTCAAATGGCGGATTGACGACGTGCTGGGTGTCTGGCCGTTGCACGGCTTGTGTGGCGTGTGGGGTGGCATCGCCTGCGGGATCTTCGGCTCGACCGCGTTGGGCGGGCTCGGCGGCGTCAGCCTGATCAGCCAGTTGATCGGCACCGCATTGGGCGTAGTGGTGGCCCTGGCCGGCGGGTTTGCCGTATACGGTTCGATCAAGGCGCTGCATGGCCTGCGCCTGAGTCAGGAACAGGAGTATTACGGCGCGGACCTGTCGCTGCACAAGATCGGCGCGGTGAGTCAGGACTAAGTCTCTTCATCAGCGGCTCCGGGGTAAAAGCCGTGAAGCAGGCGATAACGGTCAGCGCGCACCTGATCGACTTTCGCCTGCACCTGGTGCCCAGGAAACCCCAGCAGAACCAAGGCATGTGAACCGAGCATCAGACTCGATTCCAGCAGTTCCGGCACCACCTCGCTGGCGCCGGCTGCTTTCAGCTCGGCCGACTGGCTGTCGTCCCGGGTACGCACCAGGATCGGCACTTTCGGGTTGAGGCGCCGGGCCTCCTTGAGAATCCGCAAGGCCACGTCGGCTTGATCCACGGCAATTACCAGCAACCTGGCGCGCAGCAAACCGACGGCGGTCAACAGATCGCCGCGTGTTGAGTCGCCGTAGTGGACGTCGCGTTCGACGGTGGCGGCTTCCTGTATCCGCACCGGATCGTTGTCCAGCGCGATGTAGGTTTGCCCGGCATTGCGCATGAAGCGTCCGATGGATTGACCGACACGACCGTAACCACAGATCACCACATGTTGGTCGAGGCCGGCATTGAGGGCGCTGATCTGCTCGATCTGTGCTTCCTGATTGGGTTTGCGGTGCAGGGCGGCGGCGATGCGCGGGGCTGCGCGCAACATCAGCGGCGTCAGCAGCATCGAGCAGAACGTTGCAGCGAGGAGCAGCGCGCCGAGTTCGGCAGGCATCAGCCGGTTTTGCTGCATCTGCGCCATCAGGGCGAAACAGAACTCGCCGCCCTGAGCCAGTGCCAGGCCGCTGCGCCACGCGGTTTCATTGTCGTTGCCGCGCCATTTCACCAGCAGCGCCACCACTGAGCCCTTGATCACCAGCAATCCCAGGGTCATGGCGAGAATCAGCAGGCTGTGGCTGGCGAACAGTTGCAGGTCGATCAGCATGCCGATGCTGACGAAGAACAGGCCGAGCAGAAT
The sequence above is a segment of the Pseudomonas sp. HS6 genome. Coding sequences within it:
- a CDS encoding phage holin family protein, with amino-acid sequence MSIGESGPTSGTTSSTRRLGAAVLGLLHSHVELFGIELQEQKARTVSLLLFAGLALVFALLLLVGLSTLVLIVFWDTYRLAAIIGLCVFYTLAAIFCALRLKAAIFDESSPFHGTLQELANDRERLLP
- a CDS encoding ammonium transporter: MENLQSAVDTLVHSSNTLFILIGAVMVLAMHAGFAFLEVGTVRQKNQVNALSKILSDFAVSTLAYFFIGYWISYGVTFLQPASVLSADHGYGLVKFFFLLTFAAAIPAIISGGIAERARFVPQLCATALIVAFIYPFFEGMIWNGNYGFQAWLAAQFGASFHDFAGSVVVHAMGGWLALAAVLLLGPRNGRYRDGRLVAFAPSSIPFLALGSWILIVGWFGFNVMSAQTLQGVSGLVAVNSLMAMVGGTMAALIVGRNDPGFLHNGPLAGLVAVCAGSDLMHPVGALVTGGIAGALFVWCFTAAQVKWRIDDVLGVWPLHGLCGVWGGIACGIFGSTALGGLGGVSLISQLIGTALGVVVALAGGFAVYGSIKALHGLRLSQEQEYYGADLSLHKIGAVSQD
- a CDS encoding monovalent cation:proton antiporter-2 (CPA2) family protein produces the protein MFANLLIILASSLVMIALFRRLRLPPVLGYLCVGLMVGPKAFDWINESEHLPDLAELGVVFLLFSLGLEFSLSKMIALRQVVFRLGSQQVLISTALLGSVLMLLGMPLTPALLLGAGLSLSSTAIVTKELGSLGEIFSSHGQNAVGVLLFQDVVAVLLLTLVPVFAGSSDQAWYWALPLTLLKTVVLFIGLLLASRWLLPRLFQEVAASRSAELFVLLALVIVLLTAWLTHLLGLSPALGAFLAGMLLGESHYRHQIEADIRPFRDILLGLFFVSIGMLIDLQLFASHSLLILAMTLGLLVIKGSVVALLVKWRGNDNETAWRSGLALAQGGEFCFALMAQMQQNRLMPAELGALLLAATFCSMLLTPLMLRAAPRIAAALHRKPNQEAQIEQISALNAGLDQHVVICGYGRVGQSIGRFMRNAGQTYIALDNDPVRIQEAATVERDVHYGDSTRGDLLTAVGLLRARLLVIAVDQADVALRILKEARRLNPKVPILVRTRDDSQSAELKAAGASEVVPELLESSLMLGSHALVLLGFPGHQVQAKVDQVRADRYRLLHGFYPGAADEET
- a CDS encoding YqjD family protein, giving the protein MASIKAKTAQEILMNDFQTLVSDTERLLEHTATLAGDQADELREQIHESLLRARETLKLTEDTLRERGQAAVTATEDYVSANPWQSVGIAAGVGFLIGLLATRR